A stretch of the Solanum dulcamara chromosome 6, daSolDulc1.2, whole genome shotgun sequence genome encodes the following:
- the LOC129891170 gene encoding probable receptor-like serine/threonine-protein kinase At5g57670, with the protein MRYVRTSSLKRLFSFRRQSFDGEFPKACAFNEEVATSSPTHRPTWKCFSFQEIFHATNGFSSENIAGRGGYASVYRGVLEDGEAIAVKMLTKATDDERKEKEFLTEIGTLGHVCHPNVTSLLGCCIENGLYIIFQFSSKGSVASILHDEKSPTMDWETRYKIAVGTAKGLYYLHKSCPRRIIHRDIKASNILLSEEYEPQISDFGLAKWLPSQWTHHSIVPIEGTFGHLAPEYFMHGVVDEKTDVFAFGVFCLELISGKKPVDNSYQSLHSWAKPLLRRGVIQEVVDPRLEETFDSTQLHKLAFAASLCIRASSIWRPTMSEILEIILGGEVDKQKWKMPEEEEEEQEEFWGFEDLECECDSSFSTSPHDTFSTRSS; encoded by the exons ATGAGATATGTTCGTACAAGTAGCCTAAAGAGGCTCTTCTCATTTAGAAGGCAGAGTTTTGACGGAGAATTTCCAAAAGCTTGTGCTTTCAATGAGGAAGTTGCTACTTCCTCCCCAACACATAGACCCACTTGGAAATGCTTCTCTTTTCAAGAAATTTTTCATGCCACCAATGGTTTCAGTTCAG AAAATATTGCTGGTCGAGGAGGGTATGCGTCGGTGTACAGAGGAGTATTAGAAGATGGAGAAGCAATAGCTGTAAAAATGCTGACAAAAGCGACGGATGATGAGAGAAAAGAGAAGGAGTTTTTGACAGAAATTGGGACACTTGGTCACGTTTGCCATCCCAATGTCACTTCACTGCTTGGCTGTTGTATTGAGAATGGCCTTTACATCATTTTTCAGTTTTCCTCCAAAGGATCCGTTGCTTCAATTCTCCATG ATGAGAAATCACCCACTATGGACTGGGAAACAAGGTATAAGATTGCAGTTGGGACTGCAAAGGGTTTATATTACCTCCATAAATCTTGTCCTAGAAGAATAATTCACAGGGATATCAAGGCTTCTAACATTTTGTTGAGTGAGGAATATGAGCCACag ATATCAGATTTTGGACTAGCAAAATGGCTTCCATCACAATGGACCCATCATTCCATTGTTCCGATTGAAGGGACTTTTGG ACACTTGGCACCAGAATATTTCATGCATGGAGTAGTTGATGAAAAGACAGATGTTTTTGCATTTGGAGTGTTCTGCTTGGAGCTCATTTCTGGAAAAAAGCCTGTTGACAATTCCTATCAAAGCTTACATAGCTGG GCAAAACCTCTATTGAGGAGAGGAGTTATACAAGAAGTAGTTGATCCTAGGCTAGAAGAGACATTTGATTCTACACAGCTTCATAAACTTGCCTTCGCTGCTTCTCTTTGCATTCGTGCTTCTTCTATATGGCGCCCTACCATGAGTGAG ATTCTAGAGATAATATTGGGAGGTGAAGTTGATAAACAAAAATGGAAAATGccagaagaggaagaagaagagcaaGAAGAGTTTTGGGGTTTTGAGGATCTTGAATGTGAATGTGATAGTTCCTTCTCAACTTCCCCACATGACACATTCTCAACCAGAAGCTCATAA